In the genome of Telluria beijingensis, one region contains:
- a CDS encoding peptidoglycan D,D-transpeptidase FtsI family protein, protein MTRGATRNSNARVAASKGVAFSKSPVLAVRLPDWRSRLVLFVLFAAFAALAVRAVWLQGVSNQFLQKQGKSRYERTLELPATRGRILDRNGAVLATSLPVRAIWGIPEDVLQAPPEKLRELSKLLEMPESELRKKLDSDRSFVYLKRQVEMPIVDQILKLKIDGIDTRKEYKRFYPQGEVMTHLVGFTNVEDKGQEGMELQHQKTLMGVAGSRRVIKDRLGHIAEDLGMFREPHQGRDLTLSVDSKLQYIAFTSIKNAVEKFNAKAGAAVVLDVQTGEVLALANYPTYNPNDRSKLTGEQLRNRVITDTFEPGSTIKPLTVALGLETGRVTPDTVFDNNPGYMMVTGRRIRDFHNYGVQTVSGIIQKSSNLGVVKIAQMIPQQEMWELYTKVGYGQAPRFGFPGAAAGRVRPYKTWKPVEYANMAFGHGLSVSLLQMARSYMIFARNGDIIPLSFVKVDEQPVGQQVISAKTAAQVRTMLESVVGPGGTASRAQVAGYRIGGKTGTAEKIVNGRYSRTNNIGYFAGIGPMSKPRFIIAVMVDDPSGPVRTGGYVAAPTAADLFSNALRAANVPPDSSITDIIIPEVPLEESM, encoded by the coding sequence ATGACGCGCGGCGCGACCAGGAACAGCAATGCGCGGGTGGCCGCGTCCAAGGGCGTGGCGTTCTCGAAAAGCCCGGTGCTGGCGGTGCGCCTGCCCGACTGGCGTTCGCGCCTGGTGCTGTTCGTCCTGTTCGCGGCCTTTGCCGCGCTGGCCGTGCGCGCCGTGTGGCTGCAGGGCGTGTCGAATCAGTTCCTGCAAAAACAGGGCAAGAGCCGCTACGAGCGCACGCTCGAGCTGCCGGCCACGCGCGGCCGCATCCTCGACCGCAACGGCGCCGTGCTGGCCACCTCGCTGCCGGTGCGCGCGATCTGGGGCATCCCCGAAGACGTGCTGCAGGCGCCGCCCGAGAAGCTGCGCGAGCTATCCAAGCTGCTCGAGATGCCCGAATCCGAATTGCGCAAGAAGCTCGATTCCGACCGCAGCTTCGTCTACCTGAAGCGCCAGGTCGAGATGCCGATCGTCGACCAGATCCTGAAGCTCAAGATCGACGGCATCGACACGCGCAAGGAATACAAGCGCTTCTACCCGCAGGGCGAAGTGATGACCCACCTGGTGGGCTTCACCAACGTCGAGGACAAGGGCCAGGAAGGGATGGAGCTGCAGCACCAGAAGACCCTGATGGGCGTGGCCGGCAGCCGGCGCGTGATCAAGGACCGCCTGGGCCACATCGCCGAAGACCTGGGCATGTTCCGCGAGCCGCACCAGGGCCGCGACCTGACCCTGTCGGTCGACAGCAAGCTGCAATACATCGCCTTCACCAGCATCAAGAACGCGGTCGAGAAGTTCAATGCCAAGGCCGGCGCCGCCGTGGTGCTCGACGTCCAGACGGGCGAGGTGCTGGCCCTGGCCAACTACCCGACCTACAACCCGAACGACCGCTCGAAGCTCACCGGCGAGCAGTTGCGCAACCGCGTCATCACCGACACCTTCGAGCCGGGGTCGACGATCAAGCCGCTCACCGTGGCGCTCGGCCTGGAGACGGGACGCGTCACGCCCGACACCGTGTTCGACAACAATCCGGGCTATATGATGGTGACCGGACGCCGCATCCGCGACTTCCACAACTATGGCGTGCAGACCGTCAGCGGCATCATCCAGAAATCGTCGAACCTGGGCGTGGTCAAGATCGCCCAGATGATCCCGCAGCAGGAAATGTGGGAGCTGTATACGAAGGTCGGCTACGGCCAGGCGCCGCGCTTCGGCTTCCCCGGCGCCGCCGCCGGCCGTGTGCGTCCCTACAAGACCTGGAAGCCGGTGGAATATGCCAATATGGCCTTCGGCCACGGCCTGTCGGTGTCGCTTCTGCAGATGGCGCGTTCCTACATGATCTTCGCGCGCAACGGCGACATCATCCCGCTGTCGTTCGTGAAGGTGGACGAACAGCCGGTGGGCCAGCAGGTGATCTCGGCCAAGACCGCGGCCCAGGTGCGCACCATGCTCGAATCGGTGGTGGGCCCGGGCGGCACCGCCTCGCGCGCCCAGGTCGCCGGCTACCGCATCGGCGGCAAGACCGGCACCGCCGAGAAGATCGTCAACGGCCGCTACTCGCGCACCAACAATATCGGTTATTTCGCCGGCATCGGGCCGATGTCCAAGCCGCGCTTCATCATCGCGGTGATGGTCGACGATCCGAGCGGCCCGGTACGGACCGGCGGCTATGTCGCGGCCCCGACCGCGGCCGACCTGTTTTCCAATGCGCTGCGAGCCGCCAACGTGCCACCCGATTCATCGATCACGGACATCATCATTCCGGAAGTTCCCCTAGAGGAGAGCATGTGA
- a CDS encoding UDP-N-acetylmuramoyl-L-alanyl-D-glutamate--2,6-diaminopimelate ligase, with protein sequence MAPSLHDTIEWIRAAAPGGRLVSDSRRVKPGDVFFAYPGEAADGRRFIEAAIEAGAAAVVHEAADFAWDEAYTVPHLAVSGLKQNAGPIAHAVLDYPDRAMFTVAVTGTNGKTSCALWTAQTLARLGEAAAVIGTLGVGLIKGKTSSEPQFDVTGYTTPDAVLLAQTLADLKKNGATALAIEASSIGLVQERTAGMHVDVAIFTNLTRDHLDFHGDMESYEAAKIKLFEWDGLKQAVVNLDDPAGQRLVTHLRVKFPALAVSGYTIAGASAPEGVTVLRASGMRSKNAGTEFQVETPGGNATIRTQLVGNYNVSNTLAVLGALLAKGVALKAAVEAIETLVPAPGRMQQMGGSDAPMVVIDYAHTPDALEKTLEALREVATDRGGQLWCVFGCGGDRDPGKRPQMGRIAQAADQVLVTSDNPRSEEPASIIAQIVAGMNAGHPSSRLQTVEDRAAAILLAVKQAAKQDVILLAGKGHEPYQEIKGRKMPFSDADHASLALTARLTMLRTH encoded by the coding sequence ATGGCCCCGAGCCTGCACGACACCATCGAATGGATTCGCGCCGCCGCCCCAGGCGGCCGACTCGTTTCCGACTCGCGCCGCGTGAAGCCCGGCGACGTGTTCTTCGCCTATCCGGGCGAGGCCGCTGACGGTCGTCGTTTCATCGAGGCCGCCATCGAGGCCGGCGCCGCCGCCGTGGTGCATGAAGCCGCGGACTTTGCCTGGGACGAGGCGTACACCGTGCCGCACCTGGCCGTGAGCGGCCTTAAACAGAATGCCGGCCCGATCGCGCATGCGGTGCTGGATTATCCGGACCGCGCCATGTTCACCGTGGCCGTCACCGGCACCAACGGCAAGACCTCGTGCGCGCTGTGGACGGCGCAAACGCTGGCGCGCCTGGGCGAGGCCGCGGCGGTGATCGGTACGCTGGGCGTGGGACTCATCAAGGGCAAGACGTCAAGCGAACCGCAGTTCGACGTCACCGGCTACACGACGCCGGACGCGGTGCTGCTGGCCCAGACCCTGGCTGACCTGAAGAAGAACGGCGCCACGGCGCTCGCCATCGAGGCCTCGTCGATCGGCCTGGTGCAGGAACGCACGGCCGGCATGCACGTCGACGTCGCGATCTTCACCAACCTGACGCGCGATCATCTCGACTTCCACGGCGACATGGAGAGCTACGAGGCGGCCAAGATCAAGCTGTTCGAATGGGATGGCCTGAAGCAGGCGGTGGTGAACCTGGACGATCCGGCCGGGCAGCGCCTGGTAACGCACTTGCGCGTAAAATTCCCTGCGCTGGCCGTCAGCGGCTACACGATCGCCGGCGCATCGGCGCCCGAGGGCGTTACCGTGCTGCGCGCCAGCGGCATGCGCAGCAAGAATGCCGGCACCGAATTCCAGGTCGAGACGCCCGGCGGCAACGCCACCATCCGCACCCAGCTGGTGGGCAACTACAACGTCAGCAATACGCTGGCGGTGCTGGGCGCGTTGCTGGCCAAGGGCGTGGCCTTGAAGGCGGCGGTGGAAGCGATCGAGACCCTGGTCCCGGCGCCGGGCCGCATGCAGCAGATGGGCGGGTCGGATGCGCCGATGGTCGTGATCGACTATGCGCACACGCCGGACGCGCTGGAAAAGACGCTGGAAGCCCTGCGCGAGGTGGCGACGGATCGTGGTGGCCAGCTGTGGTGCGTGTTCGGCTGCGGCGGCGACCGCGATCCGGGCAAGCGTCCGCAGATGGGCCGCATCGCGCAGGCCGCCGACCAGGTGCTGGTCACCAGCGACAATCCGCGCAGCGAAGAACCCGCGAGCATCATCGCCCAGATCGTGGCCGGGATGAATGCGGGTCATCCTTCCTCGCGCCTGCAGACCGTCGAGGACCGCGCGGCCGCCATCCTGCTGGCGGTGAAGCAGGCCGCCAAGCAGGACGTGATCCTGCTGGCAGGGAAGGGCCACGAGCCCTACCAGGAAATCAAGGGCCGCAAGATGCCGTTCTCGGATGCGGACCACGCTTCGCTGGCCTTGACGGCGCGACTCACCATGTTGAGGACGCATTGA
- a CDS encoding UDP-N-acetylmuramoyl-tripeptide--D-alanyl-D-alanine ligase has translation MRGTLAQLVKAIPGARLVGPDASFEGVSTDSRKVDAGALFVALVGETFDAHDFLDQVVARNVAAVVVSRLPEGWTLPAIVVPDTLVALGRIAHAWREQFQIPVIGVTGSNGKTTVKEMIASILAAAVGEEARLATQGNLNNEIGVPLTLFRLGEQHRAAVVELGMNHPGEIGRLSAIATPTVGLVNNAQREHQEFMHTVEAVARENGSVLQALPDDGVAVFPGDDVYTDLWRGLASCRTLTFGLSDACDVRATYAVNDFGSDLQVTAPGAEYRIRLAAAGEHNVRNALAAVACALGAGIDPAAIVRGLEAFAPVGGRLQRKQASNGATVIDDTYNANPDSMRAAIDVLAAYPAPRILVVGDMGEVGAQGKEFHEEIGAYAQQRGIETVLATGELARHLAASGARHYEQFDELLAALDEKLGGNTNATVLVKGSRFMKMERVVQHLTGSTTIGKGAH, from the coding sequence ATGCGCGGCACACTGGCACAACTGGTCAAGGCAATCCCGGGCGCGCGCCTGGTCGGGCCTGATGCGTCTTTCGAAGGCGTGTCGACGGACAGCCGCAAGGTCGATGCCGGCGCGCTGTTCGTGGCGCTGGTCGGCGAGACCTTCGATGCGCACGACTTCCTCGACCAGGTCGTGGCGCGCAATGTCGCCGCGGTCGTGGTCTCGCGCCTGCCCGAGGGCTGGACCCTGCCGGCCATCGTGGTGCCAGACACCCTGGTGGCGCTGGGCCGCATCGCGCATGCCTGGCGTGAGCAATTCCAGATTCCCGTGATCGGCGTCACCGGCAGCAATGGCAAGACGACGGTCAAGGAAATGATCGCGTCCATCCTGGCCGCGGCCGTCGGCGAAGAAGCCCGCCTGGCGACCCAGGGCAACCTGAATAACGAGATCGGCGTGCCCCTGACGCTGTTCCGCCTCGGTGAACAACACCGCGCGGCGGTGGTGGAACTGGGCATGAACCATCCGGGCGAGATCGGCCGCCTGAGCGCGATCGCGACGCCGACCGTCGGCCTGGTCAACAACGCCCAGCGCGAGCACCAGGAATTCATGCACACCGTGGAAGCGGTGGCGCGTGAGAATGGCTCCGTGCTGCAGGCATTGCCGGACGATGGCGTGGCCGTGTTCCCGGGCGACGATGTATATACGGACTTGTGGCGCGGCCTGGCCTCGTGCAGGACGTTGACCTTCGGCCTGTCGGATGCCTGCGACGTACGCGCGACTTACGCCGTCAACGATTTCGGCAGCGACCTGCAAGTGACGGCTCCCGGCGCGGAATATCGCATCAGGCTGGCCGCGGCCGGTGAACACAATGTCCGCAATGCGCTGGCGGCCGTCGCCTGCGCGCTCGGCGCCGGCATCGACCCGGCCGCCATCGTGCGCGGCCTGGAAGCCTTTGCACCGGTCGGCGGCCGCCTGCAACGCAAGCAGGCGAGCAATGGCGCGACCGTGATCGACGACACCTATAACGCCAACCCCGATTCGATGCGGGCCGCGATCGACGTGCTGGCGGCCTACCCGGCGCCGCGCATCCTGGTGGTGGGCGATATGGGCGAGGTCGGCGCGCAAGGAAAAGAGTTTCACGAAGAAATCGGTGCCTACGCCCAGCAGCGTGGCATCGAGACCGTGCTCGCGACGGGCGAGCTGGCGCGCCACCTGGCGGCGTCGGGAGCACGGCATTACGAGCAGTTCGACGAATTATTGGCAGCACTGGATGAAAAACTGGGCGGCAATACCAACGCGACTGTGCTGGTGAAGGGCTCGCGCTTCATGAAGATGGAGCGCGTGGTCCAGCACCTGACCGGATCAACCACCATTGGCAAGGGCGCCCACTAA
- the mraY gene encoding phospho-N-acetylmuramoyl-pentapeptide-transferase has translation MLLWLAQYFQDYIGPLRVFNYITFRAVFATITAITIGLVAGPIVIRKLTELKVGQAVRTYGPQSHLTKHGTPTMGGVLVLIAIGISTLLWCDLSNRLIWPVLVVTFGFGAVGWVDDYRKVVYKDPEGMRSGEKYFWMSLVGITSALYLAFALSAASPWEAMGLFYAWVQSGFSMDLPPKADLIVPFFKSISYPLGVWGFIALTYCVIVGSSNAVNFTDGLDGLAIMPTVMVGAALGLFAYLTGSVTFSKYLLIPYIPGAGELLIFCGAMAGAGLAFLWFNAHPAQMFMGDVGALALGGALGTIAVIVRQEIVLFIMGGIFVAETLSVIIQVSWFKYTKKRYGTGRRVFLMAPLHHHFEQKGWKETKVVVRFWIVTMVLILVGLSTLKLR, from the coding sequence ATGCTTCTCTGGCTCGCACAATACTTCCAGGACTATATCGGTCCGCTGCGCGTTTTCAACTACATCACCTTCCGCGCGGTGTTCGCCACCATCACCGCCATCACGATCGGCCTGGTCGCGGGCCCGATCGTCATCCGCAAGCTGACCGAGCTGAAGGTCGGCCAGGCGGTGCGCACCTATGGCCCGCAAAGCCACCTGACCAAGCACGGCACCCCGACCATGGGCGGCGTGCTGGTGCTGATCGCGATCGGCATCTCGACCCTGCTGTGGTGCGACCTGTCGAACCGCCTGATCTGGCCGGTGCTGGTGGTGACCTTCGGCTTCGGCGCCGTCGGCTGGGTCGACGACTACCGCAAGGTCGTCTACAAGGACCCGGAAGGCATGCGCTCGGGCGAGAAATACTTCTGGATGTCGCTGGTCGGGATCACCTCGGCGCTGTACCTGGCGTTCGCGCTGTCGGCCGCCTCGCCATGGGAAGCGATGGGGCTGTTCTACGCATGGGTGCAGTCGGGCTTCTCGATGGACCTGCCGCCCAAGGCCGACCTGATCGTCCCGTTCTTCAAGTCCATCAGCTATCCGCTGGGCGTGTGGGGCTTCATCGCGCTGACCTATTGCGTGATCGTCGGCTCGTCCAATGCGGTCAACTTCACCGACGGCCTCGATGGCCTGGCCATCATGCCGACCGTGATGGTGGGCGCGGCCCTGGGCCTGTTCGCCTATCTCACCGGCAGCGTGACGTTCTCGAAATACCTCCTGATCCCGTACATCCCGGGCGCGGGCGAGCTGCTGATCTTCTGCGGCGCGATGGCCGGCGCCGGCCTGGCCTTCCTGTGGTTCAACGCGCATCCTGCCCAGATGTTCATGGGCGACGTCGGCGCGCTGGCGCTGGGCGGCGCGCTCGGCACCATCGCCGTCATCGTGCGCCAGGAAATCGTCCTGTTCATCATGGGCGGCATTTTCGTGGCCGAGACCCTGTCGGTGATCATCCAGGTCAGCTGGTTCAAGTACACCAAGAAGCGGTACGGCACCGGCCGCCGCGTCTTCCTGATGGCGCCGCTGCACCACCATTTCGAACAAAAGGGCTGGAAGGAAACCAAGGTCGTGGTCCGCTTCTGGATCGTGACCATGGTGCTGATCCTGGTCGGCCTGTCGACGCTGAAACTGCGCTGA
- the murD gene encoding UDP-N-acetylmuramoyl-L-alanine--D-glutamate ligase yields MNYDGKHALVLGLGESGLAMAHWLARAGARVRVADTRAEPARLPALREAAPSAEFVAGEFSAALLDGVDFVAVSPGLAPNRELVDIVPAAAERCIPVWGEIELFAQALAHLRETQGYAPKVIAITGTNGKTTVTSLTGLLCRRAGLSTRVAGNISPAALDVLREVIDANDLPQAWVLELSSFQLHTTFSLQADAATVLNLSQDHLDWHGSMDAYAADKARIFGTDTVRVLNRDDARVMRMAALESPSFTFGTGEPVDANSFGLVEERGVLWLANAVAGEEVEKKRKKGDAPEPVEVIVSRLMPADALKIRGLHNASNALAALALCRACGLPLAPLLHGLREYAGEPHRVELVATIDGVEFYDDSKGTNVGATVAALQGMGKTFAGVDQQILLIAGGDGKGQDFTPLAQPVADYVRAVLLIGRDAPSVRAAIEPTGVPAFDLDDLPQAVRRAAGLARAGDAVLLSPACASLDMFTNYAHRAQVFVDTVREIALDKGQEI; encoded by the coding sequence ATGAATTACGACGGCAAACACGCATTGGTACTGGGCCTGGGCGAATCCGGGCTGGCGATGGCGCACTGGCTGGCGCGGGCCGGCGCACGCGTGCGCGTGGCCGATACCCGTGCCGAACCGGCGCGCCTGCCGGCGCTACGTGAAGCCGCACCAAGCGCCGAATTTGTCGCCGGTGAATTCAGTGCCGCGCTGCTCGATGGCGTCGACTTCGTCGCCGTCAGCCCGGGCCTGGCGCCAAACCGCGAGCTGGTCGACATCGTGCCCGCCGCCGCCGAGCGCTGCATCCCCGTCTGGGGCGAGATCGAACTGTTCGCCCAGGCGCTCGCCCACCTGCGCGAGACGCAGGGTTACGCGCCGAAAGTCATCGCCATCACCGGCACCAATGGCAAGACCACGGTCACTAGCCTGACCGGCCTGCTGTGCCGCCGCGCGGGATTGAGCACGCGCGTGGCCGGCAATATCAGCCCGGCCGCGCTGGACGTCTTGCGCGAAGTGATCGACGCGAACGACTTGCCGCAGGCCTGGGTGCTGGAACTGTCCAGCTTCCAGCTGCACACCACGTTCAGCCTGCAGGCCGACGCCGCCACGGTGCTGAACCTGAGCCAGGACCACCTGGACTGGCACGGCAGCATGGACGCCTATGCGGCCGACAAGGCGCGCATTTTCGGCACCGACACCGTGCGCGTCTTGAACCGCGACGATGCGCGCGTGATGCGCATGGCGGCGCTCGAGTCGCCGTCGTTCACCTTCGGCACCGGCGAACCCGTTGACGCCAACAGTTTCGGCCTGGTCGAAGAGCGCGGCGTGCTGTGGCTGGCCAATGCCGTGGCGGGCGAAGAAGTGGAAAAGAAACGCAAGAAGGGCGACGCGCCGGAACCGGTCGAGGTCATCGTGAGCCGCCTGATGCCTGCCGATGCGCTGAAGATTCGCGGCCTGCACAATGCATCGAATGCGCTGGCCGCGCTGGCCCTGTGCCGCGCCTGCGGCCTGCCGCTGGCGCCGCTGCTGCACGGCCTGCGCGAATACGCGGGCGAGCCGCACCGCGTGGAACTGGTCGCCACCATCGACGGCGTCGAATTCTACGACGACAGCAAGGGCACCAATGTCGGCGCCACCGTCGCCGCCCTGCAGGGCATGGGCAAGACCTTCGCCGGCGTCGACCAGCAGATCCTGTTGATCGCCGGCGGCGACGGCAAGGGCCAGGACTTCACGCCGCTGGCGCAGCCGGTGGCGGATTACGTGCGCGCCGTGCTGCTGATCGGGCGCGACGCGCCATCGGTCCGCGCCGCGATCGAGCCGACCGGCGTGCCGGCCTTCGACCTCGACGACCTGCCGCAGGCGGTGCGCCGCGCCGCCGGTCTGGCGCGTGCGGGCGACGCCGTGCTGCTGTCGCCGGCCTGCGCCAGCCTCGACATGTTCACCAATTACGCGCACCGCGCCCAGGTGTTCGTCGACACCGTGCGCGAGATCGCACTGGACAAGGGACAGGAGATCTGA
- the ftsW gene encoding putative lipid II flippase FtsW: protein MAFQIPFKFSGTASDATVDGRSKPSKMMDYDQPLVWVTLLLMLLGMVMVYSASIALPDSPKFRYLEDRNEYFLYRQAMYIIVSMAAAAVVFRIPIAVWQKYAPMMFIGTLVLLVLVLIPGLGVSVNGARRWLSLKVMNLQPSEIMKIAVVLYAADFTVRKQEYMHKLTKGFLPMMAAIGLVGALLLLEPDLGAFGVIVCIAMGILFLGGINIVWFGGIGALLVLIFSTIIALSPFRRARMFAYLDPWEEGNALDKAYQLTHSLIAFGRGEFFGVGLGASVEKLHYLPEAHTDFIMAVIGEELGLVGVLVVVAMFYWLVKRAFDIGRQAIALDQTFAGLAAKGIGIWIGVQTFINMGVNLGLLPTKGLTLPLMSFGGSGVMFNCIGLAILLRIDYENRVRMRGGRT from the coding sequence ATGGCCTTCCAGATTCCCTTCAAGTTCTCCGGCACTGCCAGCGACGCGACCGTCGACGGCCGCAGCAAGCCGTCGAAGATGATGGACTACGACCAGCCGCTGGTCTGGGTGACCCTGCTGCTCATGCTGCTCGGGATGGTGATGGTGTATTCGGCCTCGATCGCGCTGCCCGACTCGCCCAAGTTCCGCTACCTGGAAGACCGCAACGAATACTTCCTGTACCGCCAGGCGATGTACATCATCGTCTCGATGGCCGCCGCGGCGGTGGTGTTCCGGATCCCGATCGCGGTCTGGCAAAAATATGCGCCGATGATGTTCATCGGCACCCTGGTGCTGCTGGTGCTGGTCCTGATTCCCGGCCTGGGCGTGTCGGTCAACGGCGCGCGGCGCTGGCTGTCGCTGAAGGTGATGAACCTGCAGCCGTCCGAGATCATGAAGATCGCGGTGGTGCTGTACGCCGCCGATTTCACCGTGCGCAAGCAGGAGTACATGCACAAGCTCACCAAGGGCTTCCTGCCCATGATGGCGGCGATCGGCCTGGTCGGCGCCTTGCTGCTGCTCGAGCCCGACCTGGGCGCCTTCGGCGTGATCGTCTGCATCGCGATGGGCATCCTGTTCCTCGGCGGGATCAATATCGTCTGGTTCGGCGGCATCGGCGCGCTGCTGGTGCTCATCTTCAGCACGATCATCGCGCTGTCGCCATTCCGCCGCGCGCGCATGTTCGCCTACCTCGACCCGTGGGAAGAAGGCAATGCGCTGGACAAGGCCTATCAATTGACGCACTCGCTGATCGCCTTCGGCCGCGGCGAATTCTTCGGCGTGGGCCTGGGCGCCTCGGTCGAGAAGCTGCACTACCTGCCGGAAGCGCATACCGACTTCATCATGGCGGTGATCGGCGAAGAGCTGGGCCTGGTCGGCGTGCTGGTGGTGGTCGCCATGTTCTACTGGCTGGTCAAGCGCGCCTTCGACATCGGGCGCCAGGCGATCGCGCTAGACCAGACCTTCGCCGGCCTGGCCGCGAAGGGCATCGGCATCTGGATCGGCGTGCAGACCTTCATCAATATGGGCGTGAACCTGGGCCTGCTGCCGACCAAGGGCCTGACCTTGCCCCTGATGAGCTTTGGCGGCTCCGGCGTCATGTTCAACTGCATCGGCCTGGCGATCCTGCTGCGGATCGACTACGAAAACCGGGTGCGCATGCGCGGAGGCCGCACATGA
- the murG gene encoding undecaprenyldiphospho-muramoylpentapeptide beta-N-acetylglucosaminyltransferase, translated as MTTQMSKRLMIMAAGTGGHIFPGIAIAQTMRARGWEVSWLGTAHGMETDLVPKAGIDMDTIDFAGLRGKGLAHTVKGAFKMAAAFATCRRYLAARRPSVVLGMGGYVTVPGGMMARARGVPLALVNADAALLLSNKTLAPVAQRVLFGFPADFGKAANKAVVTGNPVRQQILDLPQPAERFAGRSGPLRVLVVGGSLGAKVLNDGVPAALKLIDPELRPLVTHQSGKKNIEALRATYLQAGVNANVVDFIDDMAAAYAEADLVICRAGAITVSELTAAGVASVLVPFVASTTSHQRDNAVWMDAQGAAVHLPQGELNPQRLRSLLQTTREQCLAMAQAALRVGKRDANEAIAQELEKLAGQNQ; from the coding sequence ATGACGACGCAAATGAGCAAGCGTTTGATGATCATGGCGGCGGGAACGGGCGGCCACATCTTCCCCGGCATCGCGATCGCGCAGACCATGCGCGCGCGCGGCTGGGAGGTGAGCTGGCTCGGCACCGCCCACGGCATGGAGACCGACCTGGTGCCGAAGGCCGGCATCGACATGGACACGATCGATTTCGCCGGCCTGCGCGGCAAGGGCCTGGCCCATACCGTCAAGGGCGCGTTCAAGATGGCGGCCGCGTTCGCGACCTGCCGCCGCTACCTGGCCGCGCGCCGGCCCAGCGTGGTGCTGGGCATGGGCGGTTATGTGACGGTCCCGGGCGGCATGATGGCGCGCGCGCGCGGCGTGCCGCTGGCCCTGGTCAACGCCGACGCGGCGCTGCTGTTGTCGAACAAGACGCTGGCGCCGGTGGCCCAGCGCGTGCTGTTCGGCTTCCCGGCGGATTTCGGCAAGGCGGCAAACAAGGCGGTGGTTACCGGCAACCCGGTGCGCCAGCAGATCCTCGACCTGCCTCAGCCAGCCGAGCGCTTCGCCGGCCGCAGCGGTCCGTTGCGGGTGCTGGTGGTCGGCGGCAGCCTGGGGGCCAAGGTGCTGAACGACGGCGTGCCGGCGGCGCTCAAGCTGATCGACCCGGAACTGCGTCCGCTGGTCACCCACCAGTCGGGCAAGAAGAATATCGAGGCCTTGCGCGCCACTTATTTGCAGGCCGGTGTCAACGCAAACGTGGTCGACTTCATTGATGACATGGCCGCGGCCTATGCCGAGGCCGACCTGGTGATCTGCCGCGCCGGCGCCATCACGGTGTCCGAGCTGACCGCGGCCGGCGTGGCCAGCGTGCTGGTGCCGTTCGTGGCCAGCACCACCAGCCACCAGCGCGACAACGCGGTGTGGATGGACGCGCAAGGCGCGGCGGTCCACTTGCCGCAGGGCGAACTGAATCCGCAGCGGCTGCGCAGCCTGCTGCAAACGACGCGCGAACAGTGCCTGGCGATGGCGCAGGCGGCTCTCCGCGTGGGCAAGCGCGATGCCAACGAAGCGATCGCGCAGGAACTCGAAAAACTGGCAGGACAGAATCAATGA